The Rhodopirellula halodulae DNA segment GCTTTTCGAGTGATGTGGACCGACTGCAAGCAACGCACCGAACATCAAGGAACCTCGATGATGAACCAGTCCGAGAAAACTTCACTGCTCGATTATCAAGACCAAAGTTACGGCAGTGACCCCACGAAGGTCCGAGACACGAATAAATACACAGACGAATACGTTCGGGGCTTCGTCGAAAAATGGGACGAACTGATCGACTGGGATCAACGCAGCGAATCGGAAGGTGATTTCTTCATCCGAGAACTCGAGAAACGTGGTGTCCGACGAGTCCTGGATGTCGCAACGGGGACCGGCTTTCATTCGGTTCGATTGATCGAGGCCGGCTTTGAAGTGGTGAGTGCTGACGGAAGTCCCTACATGCTTGCCAAAGCCTTCGAGAATGCCCGGCGGCGAGGGCACGTCCTCCGTACGGTCCAGGCCGATTGGCGGTGGCTAAATCGCGATATCTACGGCCGCTTCGATGCCGTCATTTGTCTAGGCAATTCGTTCACTCATTTGTTTAGCGACCGCGACCGCCGAAAGGCCCTGGCCGAGTTCTACTCGTCGCTGAGGCACGATGGCGTGCTGATACTTGATCAACGAAACTACGATTCCATTCTGGACAACGGTTTCAACTCCAAACACAAATACTACTACTGTGGCGACAGAGTTTCCGCAGTCCCCGAGCATGTCGACGAGGGGCTCGCACGATTTTGCTACTCGTTCCCAGATGGCTCTGAATACCACTTGAACA contains these protein-coding regions:
- a CDS encoding glycine/sarcosine N-methyltransferase; translation: MMNQSEKTSLLDYQDQSYGSDPTKVRDTNKYTDEYVRGFVEKWDELIDWDQRSESEGDFFIRELEKRGVRRVLDVATGTGFHSVRLIEAGFEVVSADGSPYMLAKAFENARRRGHVLRTVQADWRWLNRDIYGRFDAVICLGNSFTHLFSDRDRRKALAEFYSSLRHDGVLILDQRNYDSILDNGFNSKHKYYYCGDRVSAVPEHVDEGLARFCYSFPDGSEYHLNMFPLRKKYVCGLMQEVGFQRVDTFGDFQETYHEEDPDFFVHVAEKCYHSLVPEDQRVIGDQAHVDNDETGTNGRGESTEAIS